GGGCGAGGAGCTCGTCTTCGACCCGACCGGCGAGCAGTTCCGTTGCGAACTCGCCTACACCGGCCGGTTCGAGGACGGCGAGATCGTCGAGATCGACGGCTATGGCCACAACGACCTGTGGTTCGCGATGGGTATCATCCCGGACCCGTTCTCGTTCGCGCGCTGACCACCCTCTTTCTCCGGCACTCTCACACGACCGGGGCGACCAGCCCGCGAGCCGGTGCCGTCGACCGGAATCTGTGCCGATTCTGCATGCGTCGTTTTCGCACGCCTGCGAGCGTTTGAACACCCTTATAAGGGGTGGCCCAGTACAAACGAGATACGCCCTACGCGGGGTTGATGATGCTCCTAGCCGCACAGGATTCCGGCCGCCGACTACCCAGCCGGTGGTCAGTGGGGATTCGGCCCCACGACGGCAGGGGAGCGCGAGCCCACGCGTGGGAGTAGGTGAACAACCATGCCAGTCTACGTCAACAAAGAGATCCCAGCCGACCTCCAAGAGGACGCCCTCGAGGCCCTCGAGGTCGCACGAGACACAGGTAGCGTAAAGAAAGGAACCAACGAGACCACGAAGGCCGTCGAGCGCGGCAACGCCTCGATCGTCTACGTCGCCGAGGACGTCTCCCCCGAGGAGATCGTCATGCACCTCCCCGAACTCGCCAGTGAGAAGGGTATCCCGGTCGTCTTCATCGAGACGCAGGACGACGTCGGGCACGCCGCCGGCCTCGAGGTCGGCAGCGCGGCCGCGGCCATCGTCGACGCTGGTGACGCCTCGAGCGACGTCGAGGACATCGCCGGCAAGGTCGAGGACCTGTAGAGGTAATCCATGAGTGCCGAAGAGTCTACAGACGGCTCCACCTCCGCGGAAGTC
This window of the Haloarchaeobius amylolyticus genome carries:
- the rpl7ae gene encoding 50S ribosomal protein L7Ae, producing MPVYVNKEIPADLQEDALEALEVARDTGSVKKGTNETTKAVERGNASIVYVAEDVSPEEIVMHLPELASEKGIPVVFIETQDDVGHAAGLEVGSAAAAIVDAGDASSDVEDIAGKVEDL